A part of Caretta caretta isolate rCarCar2 chromosome 1, rCarCar1.hap1, whole genome shotgun sequence genomic DNA contains:
- the ACAT1 gene encoding acetyl-CoA acetyltransferase, mitochondrial, with protein MAAAMLGGREVARLLQVLKYTNRGYASQRTLNEVVIASAARTPIGSFQGSLSSLRATELGSIAIKGAIERAGIPAEEVKEVYMGNVLQAGQGQAPTRQALLGAGLPNCTPATTINKVCASGMKSVMMAAQNLMCGNQDVMVAGGMESMSNVPYTMSRGATPYGGVKLEDLIVKDGLTDVYNKIHMGNCAENTAKKLTVSREEQDTYAINSYTRSRTAWESGELTKEVVPVTISQKGKPDVEVKEDEEYKRVDFSKVPKLKTVFQKENGTVTAANASTLNDGAAALVVMTAEAAKRLNVTPLARIVAFADAAVDPIDFPIAPAYAVPKVLSDAGLKKEDIAMWEINEAFSVVVLANIKMLDIDPQKVNIHGGAVSLGHPIGMSGARIVAHMAHVLKQGQYGLAGICNGGGGASAILIQKL; from the exons ATGGCGGCGGCGATGCTGGGCGGCCGGGAGGTCGCGAGGCTGCTGCAG GTTTTGAAATATACAAACCGTGGTTATGCATCACAGCGCACTTTAAAT GAAGTGGTCATAGCAAGTGCAGCACGGACTCCCATTGGATCTTTCCAAGGATCCCTTTCATCGTTGCGAGCCACTGAACTTGGCTCCATTGCAATAAAAGGAGCAATTGAAAGAGCAG GTATTCCTGCAGAAGAAGTGAAAGAAGTGTATATGGGTAATGTCTTGCAGGCTGGACAAGGACAAGCTCCAACAAGACAAGCACTACTGGGTGCAG GTTTACCAAACTGTACTCCTGCTACAACTATCAATAAAGTTTGTGCTTCTGGAATGAAGTCCGTCATGATGGCAGCACAGAATCTGATGTGTGGAAATCAG GATGTGATGGTGGCTGGTGGGATGGAGAGCATGTCTAATGTTCCCTATACAATGAGCAGAGGGGCAACACCTTATGGAGGAGTGAAGCTGGAAGATTTGATTGTAAAAGATGGCTTGACTGATGTTTACAACAAAATCCACATG GGTAATTGTGCTGAAAATACGGCTAAGAAGCTTACTGTTTCACGAGAGGAGCAAGACACTTACGCTATAAATTCTTACACTAGGAGCAGGAcagcctgggaatcaggagaacTGACAAAGGAGGTTGTTCCTGTCACTATTTCACAAAAAG GGAAACCAGATGTAGAAGTGAAAGAAGATGAAGAGTACAAGCGTGTTGATTTCAGTAAAGTTCCAAAGCTGAAGactgtttttcaaaaagaaaatg GAACAGTAACTGCTGCCAATGCCAGCACACTGAATGATGGAGCAGCTGCTTTGGTTGTGATGACTGCAGAGGCAGCCAAGAGACTTAATGTCACACCACTTGCAAGAATAGTGG CTTTTGCAGATGCTGCTGTTGATCCTATTGACTTTCCAATTGCACCTGCATATGCTGTTCCCAAG GTTCTTAGTGATGCAGGATTGAAAAAGGAAGACATTGCGATGTGGGAAATCAATGAAGCATTCAGCGTTGTAGTCTTAGCCAATATTAAAATGCTGGATATTGATCCACAGAAGGTGAACATACATGGAGGCGCTGTGTCTTTGGGACATCCAATAGG AATGTCTGGAGCGAGAATTGTTGCTCACATGGCCCATGTGCTGAAGCAAGGACAGTATGGTCTTGCAGGAATTTGTAATGGAGGAGGTGGTGCTTCTGCGATTCTGATCCAAAAGCTGTAG